The following coding sequences are from one Lolium rigidum isolate FL_2022 chromosome 6, APGP_CSIRO_Lrig_0.1, whole genome shotgun sequence window:
- the LOC124668446 gene encoding zinc finger MYM-type protein 1-like, with amino-acid sequence MALVLRFVDKDGILQERFFDLIHVTSTKAATLKEVLSSVLSKNAFDVQNLRGQGYDGASNMRGEFNGLQALFLRECPYAYYVHCYAHRLQLALVAASKEVVPVAQFFQKLLFIVNTVDSSAKRHDELHDAQLDELARLLAIDDIETGQGANQIRALKRPGDTRWGSHLGSISSLKAMFNAVSLVLQKIASDGSAGSIRADGDTAFIYLSSFEFILLLCLMQEILEITEDLGQALQKKSQDIVNAMRLVFSTKVRLNEMRSDDGWEAFFFRVVEFCANHSIDIPDLEETHILRGGRARRQPDCFTKEHYFRVECYFDPCKQV; translated from the exons ATGGCATTGGTTCTCAGATTTGTGGATAAAGATGGCATATTGCAAGAGCGGTTCTTTGACTTGATACATGTGACAAGCACCAAAGCCGCGACACTTAAAGAGGTATTGAGCTCCGTGTtatccaaaaatgcttttgatgttCAAAACCTTCGTGGCCAGGGGTATGATGGGGCTAGTAATATGAGGGGAGAGTTCAATGGATTGCAAGCTCTTTTTCTTCGTGAATGCCCATATGCATATTATGTCCATTGCTATGCTCATCGTTTGCAACTTGCGCTAGTGGCTGCATCCAAGGAAGTGGTTCCTGTGGCTCAATTTTTTCAGAAACTTCTGTTCATTGTTAACACCGTTGACTCCTCCGCGAAGCGCCATGACGAGCTTCATGATGCTCAGTTGGATGAACTAGCTCGGTTACTAGCTATTGATGACATTGAAACCGGTCAAGGTGCAAACCAAATACGTGCACTAAAACGACCCGGCGACACAAGATGGGGTTCACACTTGGGTTCAATATCTAGCCTAAAAGCCATGTTTAATGCAGTAAGTTTAGTGCTTCAGAAAATAGCTTCCGATGGATCAGCTGGATCAATTCGTGCAGATGGAGATACCGCTTTCATCTACTTGTCCTCTTTTGAGTTCATACTTCTCTTATGTTTGATGCAAGAAATATTGGAGATTACCGAAGATCTTGGCCAAGCTTTGCAAAAGAAATCACAAGATATAGTAAATGCCATGCGTCTAGTGTTCTCAACAAAGGTCCGCCTTAATGAGATGAGATCAGATGATGGTTGGGAAGCCTTCTTTTTTCGAGTTGTTGAGTTTTGTGCAAACCATTCCATTGATATTCCAGATTTGGAGGAAACTCACATTCTACGTGGTGGTCGTGCTCGCCGCCAACCAGATTGTTTTACGAAGGAGCATTATTTTCGAGTGGAG TGCTACTTTGATCCCTGCAAACAAGTTTAG